Proteins from one Niallia circulans genomic window:
- a CDS encoding glycoside hydrolase family 52 protein — MPENMFFNAHHSPIGSFSSFTLGFPGAGGGLDLELGRSPKQNVYIGVESIDKEGVYEALPFFAYQEDDESKRYDIENMDPDPDKPNIIFPFPKEKVSREFKLGTDTWKAGDLTFKIYTQVESVPEPGADKEDEMKKILMPAVLAELTVDNTNGTKARRAFFGYEGSDPYSSMRRLDDTMDGIAGICQGRLTAIAASNADMKSAMHFSMENILTTPNEENWTFGLGPLGALVADVPAGEVRTYRFAVCFYRGGIVTAGMDTSYYYTKYFENIESVASFALEHFAEIAERAEAADNRLLTADHLSADQKFMLIHSIRSYYGSTQFLIVDDEPFWVVNEGEYRMMNTFDLTVDQLFFELKMNPWTVKNELDMFVQRFSYEDKVRFPDSDIEYPGGISFTHDMGVANTISRPHYSSYELYGLDGCFSHMTHEQLVNWILCAAVYVTHTKDEAWLKANMSIVESCFESLLNRDHPIPEKRNGLMGLDSSRVMGGAEITTYDSLDVSLGQARNNIYLAGKVWASYVALEKIFSEQGLTELAEQAGIQAEKCANTIVENVTEEGYIPAVIGEGNDSKIIPAIEGLIFPYFTNCKEALEETGRFGAYIQALKKHLETVMTEGVCLFADGGWKISSTSSNSWLSKIYLSQFIAREILGWQWDETGAKADAAHVKWLTHPQLSVWSWSDQIIAGEIAGSKYYPRGVTSILWLAESK; from the coding sequence ATGCCGGAAAATATGTTTTTTAATGCACATCACTCCCCGATTGGGTCATTCTCAAGCTTTACGCTTGGATTTCCAGGTGCAGGCGGAGGACTTGACTTGGAGCTTGGCCGTTCACCAAAACAAAATGTTTATATTGGTGTTGAAAGCATAGATAAAGAGGGTGTATACGAGGCATTGCCGTTTTTCGCCTATCAGGAAGACGATGAAAGCAAACGTTATGATATTGAAAACATGGACCCAGATCCTGATAAGCCAAATATCATTTTTCCGTTTCCAAAGGAGAAGGTATCAAGGGAATTTAAGCTTGGAACAGATACATGGAAAGCAGGGGACTTAACCTTCAAGATTTATACACAAGTAGAATCAGTGCCAGAGCCGGGAGCGGATAAGGAGGATGAAATGAAAAAAATCCTTATGCCTGCTGTTCTCGCAGAATTGACAGTTGATAATACAAACGGAACAAAAGCAAGGCGGGCGTTTTTCGGCTATGAAGGCAGTGATCCGTACAGCTCGATGCGACGGCTCGATGATACGATGGACGGAATTGCTGGAATCTGCCAAGGCAGACTGACGGCAATCGCTGCAAGTAATGCAGACATGAAGTCAGCGATGCATTTCAGCATGGAAAATATCCTTACGACTCCAAATGAGGAAAATTGGACATTCGGCTTAGGTCCGCTCGGTGCCCTTGTCGCAGATGTGCCTGCAGGAGAGGTGAGGACATACCGGTTTGCTGTCTGCTTCTATCGCGGCGGCATTGTTACAGCAGGCATGGATACATCCTATTACTATACGAAGTATTTTGAAAATATTGAGTCTGTCGCCTCATTTGCCTTGGAGCATTTTGCTGAAATAGCCGAAAGAGCAGAAGCTGCAGACAATCGTCTGCTTACTGCTGATCATTTATCGGCAGACCAAAAGTTCATGCTGATTCACTCGATTCGCAGCTACTATGGTTCCACACAGTTCCTAATTGTTGACGACGAGCCGTTCTGGGTTGTCAACGAAGGGGAATACAGAATGATGAATACATTTGATTTAACGGTCGATCAGCTATTTTTTGAGCTGAAAATGAACCCATGGACAGTCAAAAATGAATTGGATATGTTTGTGCAGCGCTTCAGCTACGAGGATAAGGTTCGCTTCCCTGACAGCGATATCGAATATCCTGGCGGCATCAGCTTTACCCATGATATGGGTGTTGCTAATACTATTTCCCGTCCGCATTATTCTTCCTACGAGCTGTATGGGCTTGACGGCTGTTTTTCTCATATGACACATGAACAGCTCGTAAACTGGATATTATGTGCTGCTGTTTATGTAACACATACAAAGGATGAAGCATGGTTGAAGGCAAACATGTCGATTGTCGAGAGCTGCTTTGAAAGCTTGCTGAACAGGGATCATCCAATTCCTGAAAAGAGAAATGGTTTAATGGGACTTGATTCCTCCCGAGTTATGGGCGGAGCTGAAATAACGACATATGACAGCTTAGATGTTTCATTAGGGCAAGCAAGAAATAATATTTATCTCGCTGGGAAAGTCTGGGCCTCGTATGTCGCTCTTGAAAAGATATTCAGTGAACAAGGGCTGACAGAGCTTGCAGAGCAAGCAGGCATTCAAGCAGAAAAATGTGCCAATACAATTGTGGAGAATGTGACAGAAGAGGGCTACATTCCAGCAGTAATTGGAGAGGGCAATGATTCGAAGATAATTCCCGCAATTGAAGGGCTGATTTTCCCATACTTCACCAATTGCAAGGAAGCACTTGAAGAAACAGGAAGATTCGGTGCTTATATTCAAGCATTGAAAAAGCATTTGGAAACAGTGATGACAGAAGGAGTTTGTCTGTTTGCAGACGGCGGCTGGAAAATATCATCAACAAGCAGCAACTCATGGCTCAGCAAAATCTACTTAAGCCAATTCATCGCAAGAGAAATTCTCGGATGGCAATGGGATGAAACAGGGGCAAAAGCTGACGCTGCCCATGTTAAATGGCTGACACATCCGCAACTTTCCGTTTGGAGCTGGAGCGATCAAATCATCGCAGGAGAAATTGCTGGGAGCAAATATTATCCTCGTGGTGTAACAAGCATCCTTTGGCTTGCAGAAAGTAAGTAG
- a CDS encoding carbohydrate ABC transporter permease, whose product MSELSVQKRLKTNKSLSPKTKSSIGSKIGFGFLYIILGIIAVFQIYPLVWLFFFSLKTNQEVFGLSPFALPKDPQWSNYAKVWTQGNISLYFFNSVWITVVAVVLTVILASFVTFAITRMYWKWSKLVLGLFMVGIMIPLHSTLIPLFSFFNNIHLIDNPISIIISYTAFNLPLTIMILLGFYQTLPREIEEAAVMDGCSIHRIFFQITLPMTTPVMATIVIINMIYNWNEFVFVNTFISSDKWKTLTVGVNNFVGQYLTDWGAIGATLMISIIPILIAFIALSNRIVEGLAAGSVKG is encoded by the coding sequence ATGAGTGAGCTGTCCGTACAAAAAAGACTGAAAACAAATAAGTCACTTTCACCTAAGACGAAGAGTTCTATCGGATCAAAAATCGGCTTCGGTTTCCTGTACATTATTTTAGGTATCATTGCTGTATTTCAAATTTACCCATTAGTCTGGCTGTTCTTCTTTTCTCTGAAAACAAATCAAGAAGTGTTCGGTTTATCACCATTTGCTCTGCCAAAGGACCCGCAATGGAGTAATTATGCAAAGGTGTGGACACAGGGCAATATCAGTCTGTATTTCTTTAACAGTGTTTGGATAACTGTTGTCGCAGTTGTGCTGACGGTCATACTTGCAAGCTTTGTCACCTTTGCGATAACAAGAATGTATTGGAAGTGGAGCAAGCTTGTTCTTGGACTGTTTATGGTAGGGATTATGATTCCACTGCATTCTACTTTAATTCCATTATTCAGCTTCTTTAACAACATTCACCTGATTGATAATCCCATTTCCATCATCATTTCCTATACTGCCTTTAATCTGCCATTAACAATTATGATTCTATTAGGCTTCTATCAGACACTGCCACGGGAAATTGAAGAGGCGGCAGTTATGGACGGTTGTTCCATTCACAGGATCTTCTTTCAAATCACCTTGCCAATGACAACTCCAGTTATGGCAACAATCGTCATTATCAATATGATTTATAACTGGAATGAGTTCGTCTTCGTCAATACCTTTATCAGTTCTGATAAGTGGAAGACATTAACTGTTGGTGTTAATAATTTTGTCGGTCAATATTTAACAGATTGGGGAGCAATCGGTGCAACGTTAATGATTAGCATCATCCCAATATTAATTGCTTTTATTGCCTTGAGTAATCGAATTGTCGAAGGATTAGCAGCAGGTTCTGTCAAAGGATAA
- a CDS encoding carbohydrate ABC transporter permease, whose product MKTVMSNKFAICLYVLPALILILVLIYIPIVMTGYYGLMDWDGIGAMKFIGLDNYVQLIKDKMFWTSTYHSVLLALFSAVSLIFYLVISVILASRIKGANLLRKIYLIPMLLSSVAIAQLWLKIFDPTNGMLNKLLELFGVENTPIWLADPNLVLIAIFVPIIWQYAGFYIIIYYAALKNVPEEVIEAARIDGATPLQIAYRIKLPLISGVIKVTIVLAIVGSLKYFDLIYVMTGGGPNGSSEVIASYMYKEAFKTYNFGYGSAIGFALLILCLIMTWVIQKLTASKEDVQY is encoded by the coding sequence ATGAAAACGGTCATGTCTAATAAATTTGCAATTTGCTTATATGTGCTGCCTGCTTTAATTCTGATTCTGGTGCTGATTTATATTCCGATCGTTATGACAGGCTATTACGGGCTGATGGATTGGGATGGTATTGGCGCAATGAAGTTTATCGGTTTAGACAATTATGTGCAGCTCATAAAGGATAAAATGTTCTGGACAAGTACATATCATTCTGTTTTATTGGCGTTATTTTCGGCAGTAAGCTTGATTTTCTACTTAGTCATCTCTGTAATCCTTGCCAGCAGGATTAAAGGAGCAAACCTGCTTCGAAAAATATATTTAATTCCAATGCTGTTATCCTCTGTTGCGATTGCACAGCTGTGGCTGAAAATATTCGATCCGACAAACGGGATGCTTAATAAATTGCTAGAGCTGTTCGGTGTGGAAAATACACCAATATGGCTGGCAGATCCTAATCTTGTGCTTATTGCTATCTTTGTTCCAATTATTTGGCAGTATGCAGGCTTCTATATCATTATTTATTATGCAGCATTAAAAAACGTGCCGGAGGAAGTAATAGAGGCAGCAAGAATAGATGGTGCAACACCTTTGCAGATTGCTTACAGAATAAAACTTCCGCTCATTTCAGGGGTTATTAAAGTAACGATTGTCCTTGCAATTGTCGGCTCACTGAAATATTTTGACCTCATTTATGTCATGACAGGAGGCGGGCCAAACGGTTCAAGTGAAGTGATTGCTTCCTATATGTACAAAGAGGCTTTTAAAACGTATAACTTTGGCTATGGCAGTGCCATTGGCTTTGCCTTACTTATCCTTTGTCTTATTATGACTTGGGTTATTCAAAAGCTTACTGCATCAAAAGAAGATGTCCAGTATTAA
- a CDS encoding extracellular solute-binding protein: protein MRRKSIFVMMSIVMIVVLALAGCSSPTNESASSDGETVIKFMHLWPEGSSKAQYTIVNNIIKQYEKDHPDIKIQTEILGNEQYKDKIKVLSASNELPDVGVTWAAGYLKPFVEGNMLAPLDDKIESDFKDSFVAGTTEAYAVDGKTYGLPLELNITPVYYNKEIFEKYNLEIPETYNQFVDVVKTLVDKGVTPITLGNKDRWTGSMWYMYLADRIGGSEALAKAINRSGSFEDPALLKAAEEVKKLVDMGAFVKGFNGLSNDEAKGYFMNEQAAMYLMATWELPNYTTSPDVTQEFKDKVGYFKFPTYKGGKGDINSYVGGPGVGLFVSENSKVKDEAKDFVSYLVKEWGKRSVSDAGVIPATVVDTSSTELDQMYIDILNDLGSASNLTLYADVQMSSSVAQVHLDMIQSLFGGQATPKDFVKKQEEALSEEE, encoded by the coding sequence ATTAGACGTAAATCTATTTTCGTTATGATGTCCATTGTCATGATAGTTGTCTTAGCATTAGCAGGGTGTTCTTCACCAACAAATGAAAGCGCTTCAAGTGATGGGGAAACCGTCATTAAATTTATGCACCTTTGGCCAGAAGGATCTTCAAAGGCACAATACACGATTGTTAATAATATCATCAAGCAATATGAAAAGGATCATCCCGATATAAAAATTCAAACAGAAATTCTTGGAAATGAACAATACAAAGATAAAATCAAAGTTTTATCTGCATCAAATGAACTTCCAGACGTTGGGGTAACATGGGCTGCTGGCTACTTAAAGCCTTTCGTGGAAGGAAACATGCTTGCACCATTAGATGACAAAATCGAGAGCGATTTCAAAGACTCGTTTGTAGCAGGGACGACTGAAGCATACGCAGTGGATGGTAAAACATACGGATTGCCACTTGAGCTGAACATAACACCAGTCTACTACAACAAAGAAATTTTCGAGAAATATAATCTTGAAATACCAGAAACATATAATCAATTCGTTGATGTAGTCAAAACGTTAGTAGATAAAGGAGTAACACCTATTACGCTTGGAAACAAGGACAGATGGACAGGATCCATGTGGTATATGTACCTTGCCGACCGAATTGGCGGTTCTGAAGCTCTGGCAAAGGCGATTAATCGGTCTGGAAGCTTTGAAGATCCGGCTTTGTTAAAAGCAGCCGAAGAAGTGAAGAAGCTTGTTGACATGGGGGCATTTGTCAAAGGGTTTAATGGCTTATCAAACGATGAGGCAAAAGGCTATTTCATGAATGAACAGGCGGCCATGTATTTAATGGCAACATGGGAGCTGCCTAACTATACAACTAGTCCTGATGTGACACAAGAATTTAAAGATAAGGTAGGCTATTTCAAGTTTCCAACATATAAAGGCGGTAAAGGAGATATTAACAGCTATGTTGGTGGACCTGGAGTTGGTTTATTTGTTTCAGAGAATTCCAAGGTAAAGGACGAAGCAAAGGACTTTGTTTCATACCTTGTGAAGGAGTGGGGCAAGCGTTCAGTCTCAGATGCTGGAGTGATTCCAGCAACAGTTGTTGACACTTCTAGTACAGAGCTTGACCAAATGTATATTGATATCCTTAATGATTTAGGCAGTGCATCCAACCTGACTCTTTATGCAGATGTACAAATGAGTTCAAGTGTTGCACAAGTCCATTTGGATATGATTCAATCCTTATTTGGCGGGCAGGCGACTCCAAAAGATTTTGTGAAAAAGCAGGAAGAGGCATTATCTGAAGAGGAGTAA
- a CDS encoding response regulator transcription factor gives MYTKTILIVDDEPKARQGIKNTLEAWADQRWQIIAAADGEEAIELVKQYKIHIIITDIRMPQITGLKLLQAIKMQNLSPVAIVISAYSEFEYAQEALRLGVVNYLLKPVSKKKLIEAVEAAVTIETKQTRAEMIEKVVDDKLLKLNLKEITTKEPVREAIHYIDQHLKVELSLKGVAEHVHLNSSYLSVLFKEQMKVTFSEYITRRRIQYAKELLISTNHPVADIAEECGYKTAKYFIKIFRELEGVTPSLYRRTNNVRVF, from the coding sequence ATGTATACGAAAACAATCTTAATTGTCGATGATGAGCCTAAAGCAAGGCAAGGAATTAAGAATACACTGGAGGCTTGGGCAGACCAAAGATGGCAAATAATTGCTGCAGCAGACGGCGAGGAAGCGATTGAACTCGTCAAGCAATACAAGATTCATATAATAATAACAGATATCCGGATGCCGCAAATAACTGGTCTTAAGCTATTGCAGGCAATAAAAATGCAAAACCTATCACCAGTTGCAATCGTCATTTCTGCTTATTCGGAGTTCGAGTATGCCCAGGAAGCACTCCGCTTAGGTGTTGTTAACTATTTACTTAAGCCTGTCAGTAAAAAGAAGCTGATTGAAGCAGTCGAAGCAGCTGTCACCATCGAAACAAAGCAAACAAGAGCAGAAATGATTGAAAAGGTTGTCGATGACAAGCTGCTCAAGCTCAACCTGAAAGAAATAACGACGAAGGAACCAGTGAGAGAAGCAATTCATTATATTGACCAGCACTTAAAAGTAGAGCTGAGTTTAAAAGGAGTCGCAGAGCATGTCCATTTAAATTCCAGCTATTTAAGTGTGCTTTTTAAGGAACAAATGAAAGTAACCTTTAGTGAATATATAACAAGGCGCAGAATTCAGTATGCAAAGGAGCTGCTGATTTCCACTAACCATCCAGTGGCAGATATTGCCGAGGAATGCGGCTATAAAACAGCTAAATATTTTATTAAGATTTTCCGTGAGTTAGAAGGTGTTACACCAAGCTTGTATAGAAGGACAAACAATGTAAGAGTTTTCTAA